In Gracilimonas sp., a single window of DNA contains:
- a CDS encoding UbiA family prenyltransferase, translated as MLKQLLNFITHLRLHYQFFILSGGYLLAGLFVEAINWQQFWLQFLNVHVFLFGGATAYNSWWDKDEGPIGGLKTPPKMTQWMWPASMVMQYIGLAWAVSVNWNYVLIYAVSMLFFWLYSTPLARWKGKPVLSFVAIGISTGTNSFLLGFLAAGGYPITYFEDLIALGVALILLSLYPVSQVFQIKEDLQRRDKTFAARYGLRGVKWLFTILFPMGSGILSWSLLHQVTLIGFCFIGLNLAAYFGLLFYVWNLKADQSEYQYVMRIKVSASFFFVLFILSSLLYKEMF; from the coding sequence ATGTTAAAGCAACTCCTAAACTTTATTACCCATCTCCGCCTGCACTACCAGTTTTTTATACTTTCCGGGGGCTATCTGTTGGCGGGGTTGTTTGTTGAGGCTATTAACTGGCAGCAATTCTGGCTTCAGTTTTTGAATGTTCATGTGTTCTTATTTGGTGGAGCAACAGCCTATAACTCCTGGTGGGATAAGGATGAAGGTCCCATTGGTGGCCTCAAGACACCCCCGAAAATGACCCAATGGATGTGGCCGGCATCTATGGTTATGCAATATATCGGTTTGGCATGGGCTGTTTCGGTAAACTGGAATTATGTTCTAATCTATGCCGTCAGCATGTTGTTTTTTTGGTTGTATTCGACACCACTAGCCCGATGGAAAGGGAAGCCGGTGTTAAGTTTTGTAGCAATTGGGATAAGTACGGGGACGAATTCATTTCTATTGGGATTTTTAGCTGCAGGCGGATATCCCATTACTTATTTTGAAGATCTTATAGCATTGGGGGTTGCTTTAATTTTGTTAAGCCTGTATCCGGTTTCACAAGTTTTTCAAATAAAGGAGGATTTACAGAGAAGAGATAAAACATTTGCTGCAAGGTATGGATTGAGAGGGGTGAAATGGCTGTTTACTATATTATTCCCAATGGGGTCAGGAATTTTAAGCTGGAGCTTATTGCATCAGGTTACGTTGATCGGCTTCTGTTTCATCGGATTGAATTTAGCAGCTTACTTTGGGCTATTATTTTATGTGTGGAATCTTAAGGCCGATCAGAGTGAGTATCAGTACGTAATGAGAATTAAAGTGTCAGCTTCCTTCTTTTTTGTACTATTTATTTTGTCATCACTGCTTTATAAAGAGATGTTTTAA
- a CDS encoding 3-methyladenine DNA glycosylase, producing the protein MLIETQSIEIKKTIPEAEWKVKQSAHEQRVDEILNDYLQARSRQEKNPVMDFLFEYYAFRPANLRKWSPGIGVELEYSNFDQLPEISEFSVRENSAFVDPVFFPKKRISSLKWMLQMLKNTQSSRPSFGCFGMHEWAMVYKTDKPRHNQVPLRMEPEKLAEFVESRPLLCTHYDAFRFFTKPAQPMNRFELSREKFHETEQPGCIHSNMDLYKWAFKIYPFISSNLILEAFELAVKARRIDMQASPYDLRNQGLQPIKIETESGRKEYKKKQEMIFEKGFPIRNEVIKALKKILLSVESTALKE; encoded by the coding sequence ATGTTGATAGAAACCCAAAGCATAGAAATCAAGAAAACCATTCCCGAGGCCGAATGGAAAGTAAAGCAATCAGCCCACGAACAGCGTGTTGATGAGATTTTAAACGATTATCTGCAGGCCCGCTCGCGACAGGAAAAAAACCCTGTAATGGATTTTTTATTTGAGTATTACGCGTTTCGTCCGGCTAATTTGAGAAAATGGTCGCCCGGCATCGGTGTTGAACTTGAATATTCTAATTTTGACCAACTTCCTGAAATCAGTGAATTCTCGGTTCGGGAAAATTCTGCATTTGTAGACCCGGTATTTTTTCCTAAAAAAAGAATTTCATCTTTGAAATGGATGTTGCAGATGTTAAAAAACACACAGTCCAGCCGGCCCTCTTTTGGTTGTTTTGGAATGCATGAATGGGCAATGGTATACAAAACGGACAAGCCCCGCCATAACCAAGTACCGCTTAGAATGGAACCGGAGAAGCTTGCCGAGTTTGTAGAGTCTCGCCCGTTGCTTTGCACGCACTATGATGCTTTTCGTTTTTTTACCAAGCCTGCCCAACCTATGAATCGGTTTGAATTATCGAGAGAAAAATTCCATGAAACGGAACAACCGGGGTGCATTCATTCCAATATGGATCTCTATAAATGGGCCTTTAAAATATATCCTTTTATCTCAAGCAATTTGATTCTGGAAGCCTTTGAATTGGCTGTGAAAGCTCGTCGTATTGATATGCAAGCCAGCCCTTACGATTTACGTAATCAAGGATTACAGCCTATTAAAATAGAAACAGAATCGGGAAGAAAAGAGTACAAAAAAAAACAGGAGATGATTTTTGAAAAAGGCTTTCCGATTCGAAATGAAGTTATTAAAGCTTTGAAGAAGATTTTGTTGAGTGTTGAAAGTACAGCATTAAAAGAATGA
- a CDS encoding GntG family PLP-dependent aldolase codes for MKKQNKNMIDLRSDTITRPTPEMLDYMMQAKVGDDVFGEDETVNAFQQKIAGMFGMEAGLFVPSGTMSNQLGIKVLTDPGDEILIDEKGHIFNYETGAASVLSGVQIRTLEGKRGKLNLKILEHTKRGNFDWEPRTRVVCLENSTNKGGGVCYSKEELSNIKSFADEHKLMVHLDGARIWNAITATEIEPAFFGKIADTISVCFSKGLGAPVGSMLLSSKERIAKARRYRKMWGGGMRQVGLLAAAADYAVSNNWEKLKDDHRRAAEVAEVIFNSSELAVDMNNLQTNILLFDTVNNTAEGILKKLEDQGVLMTQFGHQTIRATFHFEITDKDVEKVKSALKEIGK; via the coding sequence ATGAAAAAGCAAAATAAGAATATGATTGATTTACGAAGTGATACCATTACTCGCCCAACACCGGAGATGCTTGACTACATGATGCAGGCAAAAGTTGGTGATGATGTTTTTGGGGAAGATGAGACTGTAAATGCTTTTCAACAAAAAATTGCGGGTATGTTTGGCATGGAAGCCGGCCTTTTTGTTCCCAGTGGGACAATGAGTAACCAGTTGGGGATTAAAGTGTTAACCGATCCCGGTGATGAAATTTTGATTGATGAAAAAGGCCATATTTTTAATTATGAAACGGGTGCGGCCTCGGTACTTTCAGGCGTTCAAATAAGAACATTAGAAGGTAAAAGAGGCAAGTTGAATTTAAAGATTTTGGAGCACACCAAAAGAGGAAACTTTGATTGGGAGCCCAGAACAAGAGTTGTCTGTCTGGAAAATTCTACAAATAAAGGCGGCGGCGTGTGCTATTCTAAAGAAGAGTTGAGCAATATTAAATCTTTTGCAGATGAGCACAAATTAATGGTTCATTTGGATGGAGCAAGAATTTGGAATGCCATTACGGCTACAGAAATCGAACCCGCATTTTTCGGTAAAATTGCTGACACTATTTCGGTTTGTTTTTCTAAAGGATTGGGTGCTCCGGTTGGTTCTATGCTTCTTTCCTCGAAAGAACGAATAGCCAAAGCCCGCCGTTATCGGAAAATGTGGGGTGGGGGAATGAGGCAGGTTGGTTTGCTTGCAGCCGCTGCAGATTACGCAGTATCCAATAACTGGGAGAAGCTAAAAGATGATCATCGACGTGCAGCTGAAGTAGCAGAAGTAATTTTCAACAGCTCTGAGCTAGCCGTGGACATGAACAACCTGCAAACCAATATTTTGCTTTTTGACACAGTGAATAACACTGCGGAGGGAATATTGAAAAAACTGGAAGATCAGGGGGTACTAATGACCCAATTTGGCCACCAAACCATTCGGGCTACTTTTCACTTTGAAATAACAGATAAGGATGTGGAAAAAGTTAAATCAGCACTTAAGGAAATTGGGAAGTAA